In a single window of the Cyanobium sp. AMD-g genome:
- a CDS encoding PEP/pyruvate-binding domain-containing protein yields the protein MSRVVPLAAADDLACFGAKAVGLGQALRDGLPVPSGFALAADLVEAVASGDDDAIAEVLAAVGDLSGPLAVRSSAIDEDGAAASFAGQHLTLLNVPALEALAAALRDVWWSANSDSAISYRKRVGLFSRPSVGVVVQTLLSPVSAGVMFTRNPVTGVDERVIEASWGLGEAVVAGLVIPDHICLDRAGQVRECRPGYKTVAIRPLAGGGTRQETLPSELVERLCLDDAQLQALNRLALRCEEVYGPGRDLEWAFADDGLVLLQCRAITKAGP from the coding sequence ATGAGCAGGGTCGTTCCCCTCGCGGCGGCCGACGATCTCGCCTGCTTCGGGGCCAAGGCCGTGGGCCTGGGCCAGGCCCTGCGCGACGGCCTGCCGGTGCCGAGCGGCTTCGCCCTCGCCGCCGATCTGGTGGAGGCGGTGGCCAGTGGCGACGATGACGCCATCGCCGAGGTGCTGGCGGCGGTGGGCGACCTGAGCGGTCCGCTGGCGGTGCGCTCCTCCGCCATCGACGAGGACGGCGCCGCCGCCAGCTTCGCCGGCCAGCACCTGACCCTGCTCAACGTGCCCGCCCTGGAGGCGCTGGCCGCGGCGCTGCGGGATGTCTGGTGGTCGGCCAACTCCGATTCCGCCATCAGCTACCGCAAGCGGGTGGGCCTGTTCAGCCGCCCCAGCGTCGGCGTCGTCGTCCAGACGCTGCTTTCCCCCGTCAGCGCCGGGGTGATGTTCACCCGCAACCCCGTCACCGGTGTCGACGAGCGGGTGATCGAAGCGAGCTGGGGCCTGGGGGAGGCGGTGGTGGCGGGCCTGGTGATCCCCGACCACATCTGCCTCGATCGGGCCGGGCAGGTGCGGGAGTGTCGGCCGGGCTACAAGACCGTGGCGATCCGGCCGCTGGCCGGGGGCGGCACCCGCCAGGAGACGCTGCCGAGCGAGCTGGTGGAGCGGCTTTGCCTCGATGACGCCCAGCTGCAGGCCCTGAACCGCCTCGCCCTGCGCTGTGAGGAGGTCTACGGCCCCGGTCGTGATCTGGAGTGGGCATTTGCCGATGACGGTCTGGTTCTGCTTCAGTGCCGGGCGATCACCAAGGCCGGACCCTGA
- a CDS encoding trans-aconitate 2-methyltransferase encodes MTFFSRHWSTYRQVLEHDLMEHGALTAALTGTIDGWLEQRGPGAPAPHALDLGCGDLSLLPPLLRRLPLASFTGIDLNGAVLPLAGEALGPVPYPCRFLEGDLLAWAEAEPEGPPMDLLLSSFAVHHLQEPDKGRFLRGCRRRIAPGGLLLWADVFRAPGESRDTYVDRYSARVHSWSPLEPERQEEVIAHLSQWDHPADPETIVKEAEAAGWRWQWGWRGQHRAEALAVLRPVQQGRP; translated from the coding sequence ATGACGTTCTTCTCCCGCCACTGGAGCACCTACCGCCAGGTGCTGGAGCACGACCTGATGGAGCACGGTGCCCTCACCGCCGCGCTCACCGGAACGATCGATGGCTGGCTGGAGCAGCGCGGGCCCGGAGCGCCGGCTCCCCACGCGCTCGACCTGGGCTGCGGCGACCTGTCCCTGCTGCCGCCGCTGCTGCGGCGCCTGCCGCTGGCGTCGTTCACGGGGATCGACCTGAACGGCGCGGTGCTGCCGCTGGCCGGCGAAGCCTTGGGCCCGGTGCCCTACCCCTGCCGGTTCCTCGAAGGGGACCTGCTGGCCTGGGCCGAGGCGGAGCCGGAGGGGCCGCCGATGGACCTGCTGCTGAGCAGCTTCGCCGTGCATCACCTGCAGGAGCCGGACAAGGGCCGTTTCCTGCGGGGCTGCCGCCGCCGCATCGCGCCGGGGGGCCTGCTGCTCTGGGCCGATGTGTTCCGCGCCCCGGGGGAGAGCCGTGACACCTACGTGGACCGCTACAGCGCCCGGGTGCACAGCTGGAGCCCCCTGGAGCCGGAACGGCAGGAGGAGGTGATCGCCCACCTCAGCCAGTGGGACCACCCGGCCGACCCCGAGACGATCGTGAAGGAGGCGGAGGCGGCCGGCTGGCGGTGGCAGTGGGGCTGGCGGGGCCAGCACCGGGCCGAAGCCCTGGCGGTGCTGAGGCCAGTTCAGCAGGGGCGTCCCTGA
- a CDS encoding cyclic nucleotide-binding domain-containing protein: MAAILAALAPPAPPASQLYEATAKVCATWAQRRGPSVTERRMHLVRWALTTGWLLIILSLLYDPFTPRFTEPDHLWSPLRLPEACVTVQGTCLSETPYPLGTTLFWGLVVPSGIFILLVFGHELWRRICPLSFLSQIPRALGLQRQIAKVNPKTGEKRLQLAKVPGDSWLGKHYSRLQFGWLFVGLCGRILFFNADRLVLFAWLSFTIACAIAVGWLYGGKSWCQYFCPMAPVQSVFSTPTGLLGSKAHMASTPITQSMCRTVQPDGSEQSACVACQQPCIDIDAERLYWAKLPSPAFAFERYGYLGLVFGYFVYYYVYAGNWDYYFSGVWLRQEDQLAQLLRPGFYLFGQPIDVPKLVAVPLFLGLCTWLGTLAGRAIESALRSRVRRRGAEPDRERIRHRVFVVATFLVFNFFFLFAGRPLLLLAPAWVQYLFDVTLVAVSTLWLYRAWNRSPDLYGRENLAERFRKQLTRMDLDVGRYLDGRSLADLGTEEVYVLAKVLPGFTGQKRLEAYKGVVREALEEGFVNAASSLEVLKQMRLSLGISDGEHRQVLDELGVEDPGLLDPDSRRSLEDQIRLSGYRKSLERLMLVQRLGSGPVAGGPDGASLLALRREYGISSGEEERVLDDLSPAAAAIHKVELLLGRLPALTDGYRALHQSALRHQSAVLALLDDRLQLRKELTLRAILDGLATLQEDPAVPALVQRLQAIAPLALPDLLRREGWERRLPAAVAEALSHPGGAAPFCSLEVPVDETLSFLASLAADPSPTLSSAALFLTACLDGGRARALAAELAGPGAPALLRQTARAVEALQGPPELRGFPELEKRVFLATSDFFRRSDADTLDALASQADVRSFAKGELITETGDTCRELLLLIEGRARVLHREGQRTWVEDLQPGRVLDELQVLTHSASESTIVAEADGTRLLAVPVDSFDAVLERDPDFARRVLELESGQLQRLMRAGGA; encoded by the coding sequence ATGGCTGCGATTTTGGCGGCCCTGGCGCCCCCGGCACCGCCGGCCAGTCAGCTTTATGAGGCCACCGCTAAGGTCTGCGCCACCTGGGCACAGCGGCGAGGGCCATCAGTGACGGAACGGCGGATGCATCTGGTGCGCTGGGCGCTCACCACCGGCTGGCTGCTGATCATCCTTTCCCTGCTGTACGACCCGTTCACGCCCCGCTTCACCGAGCCCGACCACCTCTGGAGCCCCCTGCGGCTGCCGGAGGCCTGCGTGACGGTGCAGGGCACCTGCCTGAGCGAGACCCCCTATCCCCTGGGCACCACCCTGTTCTGGGGCCTGGTGGTGCCCTCGGGGATCTTCATCCTGCTGGTGTTCGGCCATGAGCTGTGGCGGCGGATCTGCCCGCTCTCCTTCCTCTCCCAGATCCCACGCGCCCTGGGGCTGCAGCGCCAGATCGCCAAGGTGAACCCCAAGACCGGTGAGAAGCGCCTGCAGCTGGCCAAGGTGCCGGGCGATTCCTGGCTCGGCAAGCACTACTCCCGGCTGCAGTTCGGCTGGCTGTTCGTCGGCCTCTGCGGCCGCATCCTGTTCTTCAATGCCGACCGCCTGGTGCTGTTCGCCTGGCTCAGCTTCACCATCGCCTGCGCCATCGCCGTGGGCTGGCTCTATGGCGGCAAGAGCTGGTGCCAGTACTTCTGCCCGATGGCGCCGGTGCAGAGCGTCTTCTCCACCCCCACCGGCCTGCTGGGCAGCAAGGCCCACATGGCCAGCACGCCGATCACCCAGTCGATGTGCCGCACCGTCCAGCCCGACGGCAGCGAGCAGAGCGCCTGCGTGGCCTGCCAGCAGCCCTGCATCGACATCGACGCCGAGCGCCTCTACTGGGCCAAGCTCCCCTCCCCCGCCTTCGCCTTCGAGCGCTACGGCTACCTGGGCCTGGTGTTCGGCTACTTCGTCTACTACTACGTCTACGCCGGCAACTGGGACTACTACTTCTCCGGCGTCTGGCTGCGCCAGGAGGACCAGCTGGCCCAGCTGCTGCGGCCGGGCTTCTACCTGTTCGGCCAGCCGATCGATGTGCCCAAGCTGGTGGCGGTGCCCCTGTTCCTGGGGCTGTGCACCTGGCTGGGCACCCTCGCCGGCCGGGCGATCGAGTCGGCGCTGCGCAGCCGCGTGCGGCGCCGCGGCGCCGAGCCCGATCGCGAGCGGATCCGCCACCGGGTGTTCGTGGTGGCCACCTTCCTGGTCTTCAACTTCTTCTTCCTGTTCGCCGGCCGGCCGCTGCTGCTGCTGGCGCCCGCCTGGGTCCAGTACCTGTTCGACGTGACCTTGGTGGCCGTCAGCACCCTCTGGCTCTACCGCGCCTGGAACCGCTCCCCCGACCTCTACGGCCGCGAGAACCTGGCCGAGCGCTTCCGCAAGCAGCTCACCCGCATGGACCTGGACGTGGGCCGCTACCTCGACGGCCGCTCCCTCGCCGACCTGGGCACCGAGGAGGTGTACGTGCTGGCCAAGGTGCTGCCGGGCTTCACCGGCCAGAAGCGGCTCGAGGCCTACAAGGGCGTGGTGCGGGAAGCCCTGGAGGAGGGCTTCGTCAACGCCGCCAGCAGCTTGGAGGTGCTCAAGCAGATGCGCCTCTCCCTCGGCATCAGCGACGGCGAGCACCGTCAGGTGCTCGATGAACTCGGCGTGGAGGATCCCGGCCTCCTCGATCCCGACAGCCGCCGCAGCCTGGAGGACCAGATCCGCCTCAGCGGCTACCGCAAGTCGCTGGAGCGGCTGATGCTGGTGCAGCGCCTCGGCAGCGGCCCGGTGGCGGGCGGCCCCGATGGAGCTTCCCTGCTGGCCCTGCGGCGCGAGTACGGCATCTCCTCCGGCGAGGAGGAGCGGGTGCTCGACGACCTCTCCCCCGCCGCGGCGGCGATCCACAAGGTGGAGTTGCTGCTGGGGCGGCTGCCGGCCCTCACCGACGGCTACCGGGCCCTGCACCAGAGCGCCCTGCGTCACCAGTCCGCCGTGCTGGCCCTGCTCGACGACCGGCTGCAACTGCGCAAGGAACTGACCCTGCGGGCGATCCTCGATGGCCTGGCCACCCTCCAGGAGGATCCGGCGGTGCCGGCCCTGGTGCAGCGCCTCCAGGCCATCGCGCCGCTGGCGCTGCCCGATCTGCTGCGCCGGGAGGGCTGGGAGCGCCGCCTGCCGGCGGCCGTCGCCGAGGCCCTCTCCCACCCCGGCGGAGCGGCCCCCTTCTGTTCCCTGGAGGTGCCCGTCGACGAGACCCTCAGCTTCCTGGCCAGCCTGGCCGCCGACCCCAGCCCCACGCTCTCGTCGGCCGCCCTGTTCCTGACGGCCTGCCTCGATGGCGGCCGGGCCAGGGCCCTGGCGGCCGAGCTGGCTGGGCCGGGGGCCCCAGCCCTGCTGCGCCAGACCGCCCGGGCCGTCGAGGCGCTTCAAGGCCCTCCGGAGTTGCGTGGTTTTCCGGAGCTGGAGAAGCGGGTGTTCCTGGCCACCAGCGATTTCTTCCGCCGCAGCGACGCCGACACCCTCGATGCCCTCGCCTCCCAGGCCGATGTGCGCTCCTTCGCCAAGGGCGAACTGATCACCGAGACGGGCGACACCTGCCGCGAACTGCTGCTGCTGATCGAGGGCCGGGCCCGGGTCCTGCACCGGGAAGGTCAGCGCACCTGGGTGGAGGATCTCCAGCCCGGCCGGGTGCTCGACGAGCTCCAGGTGCTGACCCACAGCGCCTCCGAAAGCACGATCGTCGCCGAGGCCGACGGCACCCGCCTGCTGGCCGTGCCAGTGGATTCCTTCGATGCGGTGCTGGAGCGGGACCCGGACTTCGCCCGCCGGGTGCTGGAACTGGAGAGCGGCCAGCTGCAGCGGCTGATGCGGGCTGGCGGAGCCTGA
- a CDS encoding PEP-utilizing enzyme, with protein MAFTGPASELRFDSPGPGFWELDPVHFPRPATRYWSTIHPPAFQRGTGEFARSYGMLIDSLEMAYVNGFAYKRVTPLDPAEVPERFARAEAAFAEKVWREQLRDWNGTFKPAAIQAHRAIQAIDLEALADDALVAHLGRCRDHHAQMLYQHMRFTAAAIVPTGDFLAHVGDWTGLPAAQLLGLMRGSSPVSAGASTELGELIAAIRGDSKARELLEAPGEAGAVLAQLRGLEGGTGAAASAYLDLVGYRLLDGFDISNPFALELPDALLRAIRAAVAEQAAPSDLQDRIATVRAAVPEAHRSQFDELLEEARLTYPIRDERGVFSDIWASGLMRRAVLAAGRRLADRGRLHDPLHGLDADLDELAALLGGSPDPDADVLAARAAYRAAHSAKEAPATIGTPPPPPDLAGLPAAAARMMRATGLALEALFGSSAAPHEADRLRGLAASQGTVEGPARLVSHPSEFDRIQRGDILVTVSTTEAFNILLPLLGGIVTDSGGLLSHAAIVAREYGIPGVVGTREATQRIGDGQRLRVDGTAGEVTVLA; from the coding sequence TTGGCGTTCACCGGCCCCGCGTCCGAGCTTCGCTTCGATTCCCCCGGCCCCGGCTTCTGGGAACTCGATCCGGTTCACTTCCCCCGGCCGGCCACCCGCTACTGGAGCACCATCCACCCGCCAGCCTTCCAGCGCGGCACCGGCGAGTTCGCCCGCTCCTACGGGATGCTGATCGACTCGCTCGAGATGGCCTACGTCAACGGCTTCGCCTACAAGCGGGTGACGCCGCTTGATCCGGCCGAGGTCCCCGAGCGCTTTGCCCGGGCCGAGGCGGCGTTCGCCGAGAAGGTCTGGCGGGAGCAGCTGCGCGACTGGAACGGGACGTTCAAGCCGGCGGCGATCCAGGCCCACCGCGCCATCCAGGCCATCGATCTTGAGGCGCTCGCCGATGACGCCCTGGTGGCCCACCTGGGCCGCTGCCGCGACCACCACGCCCAGATGCTGTACCAGCACATGCGGTTCACGGCGGCCGCGATCGTGCCCACCGGCGACTTCCTCGCCCATGTGGGCGACTGGACCGGCCTGCCGGCGGCCCAGTTGCTCGGCCTGATGCGGGGCAGCTCGCCGGTGTCGGCGGGGGCATCGACCGAGCTCGGGGAGCTGATCGCCGCCATCCGTGGCGATTCCAAGGCCCGGGAGCTGCTGGAGGCCCCCGGGGAGGCCGGGGCGGTGCTCGCCCAGCTGCGCGGCCTGGAGGGGGGCACCGGCGCAGCGGCTAGCGCCTACCTCGATCTGGTGGGCTACCGGCTGCTGGATGGCTTTGACATCTCCAACCCCTTTGCCCTCGAACTGCCCGATGCCCTGCTGCGCGCCATCCGGGCCGCGGTGGCCGAGCAGGCCGCTCCCTCCGATCTGCAGGACCGCATCGCCACGGTGCGGGCTGCGGTGCCGGAGGCGCACCGCAGCCAGTTCGATGAGCTGCTCGAGGAGGCCAGGCTCACCTACCCGATCCGCGATGAACGGGGGGTGTTCAGTGACATCTGGGCGTCGGGGCTGATGCGGCGGGCGGTCCTGGCCGCCGGCCGGCGCCTGGCGGACCGCGGCCGGCTCCACGATCCGCTCCACGGCCTCGACGCCGACCTCGATGAGCTGGCCGCCCTGCTGGGCGGCAGCCCCGACCCGGATGCCGATGTCCTGGCCGCCCGCGCCGCCTACCGCGCCGCCCACAGCGCCAAGGAGGCACCGGCCACCATCGGCACCCCGCCGCCGCCCCCGGACCTGGCCGGGCTGCCCGCCGCCGCCGCCCGCATGATGCGCGCCACCGGCCTGGCCCTGGAGGCCCTGTTCGGCAGTTCGGCGGCCCCCCACGAGGCCGACCGGCTGCGGGGTCTGGCCGCCAGCCAGGGGACCGTTGAGGGGCCGGCCCGTCTGGTCTCCCACCCGTCGGAGTTCGACCGGATCCAGCGCGGCGACATCCTGGTGACCGTCTCGACCACCGAAGCCTTCAACATCCTGCTGCCCCTGCTGGGCGGGATCGTCACCGACAGCGGCGGCCTGCTCTCCCACGCGGCGATCGTGGCCCGGGAGTACGGCATCCCCGGGGTGGTGGGCACCCGCGAAGCCACCCAGCGCATCGGCGACGGCCAGCGCCTGCGGGTGGACGGCACCGCCGGTGAGGTGACGGTGCTGGCATGA